A section of the Thunnus albacares chromosome 6, fThuAlb1.1, whole genome shotgun sequence genome encodes:
- the LOC122984129 gene encoding lysophosphatidic acid receptor 4-like, which translates to MPNNTVHDNATDLEMNRAYAVVFGSVMVLGLPLNAVSLWILLHRHSLKSPSAIFMVNLAISDLLLVISLPMRVYFYATGSWPLGIMACIWITMLFLNNIRSSSIFITFISLDRLLAVVYPLRSRHLRTPSNAWKSVAFVWLFVLVVNIPEGFNFTRSMINESTCFEFREPKLLQSNLSYIQPVLVVTLLAVNLVSTVLVSCTLHRRLNDSAKVNNKVNVMLIFAMNLMMFTVFFLPVSLVVFFQSRKHFFTLLMCLASVNCCLDPLLYYFSLDGFWKRKEDADTSGQAPLNTL; encoded by the coding sequence ATGCCCAACAATACCGTGCACGACAATGCAACAGACCTGGAAATGAACAGAGCTTATGCTGTGGTGTTTGGATCTGTTATGGTGCTGGGTTTGCCTCTCAATGCTGTGTCACTGTGGATTCTGCTTCACCGCCACAGCCTCAAATCCCCCAGTGCCATCTTCATGGTCAACCTGGCGATCTCGGACCTGCTGCTGGTCATCTCCTTGCCCATGAGGGTCTACTTTTACGCCACAGGAAGCTGGCCTCTGGGCATTATGGCATGCATCTGGATCACAATGCTCTTTCTCAACAACATCCGCTCGAGCTCCATTTTCATCACCTTCATCAGCTTGGATCGGCTGCTGGCTGTGGTTTATCCTCTGAGGTCACGCCATCTGCGAACTCCTTCCAACGCCTGGAAATCTGTTGCATTTGTTTGGCTGTTTGTGCTTGTGGTGAACATACCTGAGGGCTTTAACTTTACAAGAAGCATGATAAACGAATCTACCTGTTTTGAATTTCGTGAACCGAAGCTGCTTCAATCAAATCTGTCTTACATTCAGCCTGTGCTAGTGGTCACCCTGCTGGCAGTCAACCTTGTGTCCACTGTTTTGGTGTCCTGCACTCTACACAGACGTCTCAATGACTCTGCAAAGGTCAACAACAAGGTGAATGTCATGCTGATTTTTGCCATGAACTTGATGatgttcactgtgtttttcttgcctgtgtctttggttgttttttttcaaagtagGAAACATTTTTTCACGCTGCTGATGTGTCTCGCTAGTGTGAACTGTTGTTTGGATCCACTGTTGTATTACTTCTCTCTTGATGGTTTctggaagagaaaagaggatgCCGACACCTCTGGACAGGCGCCATTAAATACTCTTTAA